TCGTCAGTTGGGAGACAAACCGGCTGATGTGCGTGACGCCGCGCAACTGAAGCGCTTCTGGGCGGCGATGCAGGCGCTGGTCGCTGAGTGTCGATTGCTGGCTTACCATGATCGATCCGACGGTGGTTTACTGGTCACACTGGCGGAAATGGCTTTTGCCGGTCATTGTGGTCTGAATATCGATATCACCACCCAGGGTAACGATCATCTGGCGACACTTTTTAATGAAGAGCTTGGCGCGGTTATTCAGGTTCGCGCGGCGGATCGCGAAGCGGTCGAACAGTTACTCACCGATCACGGACTGGCGGATTGTGTCCACTATCTGGGAGAAGCAACCGTCGGTGATCGTTTTGTCATTACCGCGCATGGCGCTTCGCTGTTTAACGACAGTCGGACAACTTTGCGTCTCTGGTGGGCGGAAACCACCTGGCAGATGCAGCGCCTGCGCGATAATCCCGCCTGTGCCGACAGTGAACACCAGGCGAAAAGCTGTGATAACGATCCCGGTCTTAACGTCAGGCTGACTTTCGATATCGATGATGATATTGCTGCACCCTATATCGTCACCGGTCTTCGGCCGAAGATTGCCATCTTGCGTGAACAGGGCGTGAATTCACATGTTGAAATGGCGGCAGCGTTTCATCGCGCCGGTTTCACAGCGATTGATGTCCATATGAGCGATCTGTTAGCGGGCGATCAAACGCTGGCTGATTTTCAGATGCTGGCAGCCTGCGGCGGTTTTTCGTATGGTGATGTGCTTGGTGCCGGAGAAGGATGGGCGAAATCTATTTTGTTTAATCAGCGAATACGTGACGAGTTCGCCGCGTTTTTCCAGCGTCCTCAGACGCTGGCACTGGGGGTGTGTAATGGTTGTCAGATGTTATCTGGCTTGCGAGAATTGATCCCCGGAAGCGAACTCTGGCCGCGTTTCGTACGCAACGATTCGGAACGTTTTGAAGCCCGTTTCAGCCTGGTGAAAATTGCACAAAGCCCCTCTTTGTTGTTGCAGGGTATGGCTGGATCGGTAATCCCGATTGTGGTTTCTCACGGCGAAGGGCGGGCAGAGTTTCGTGACAGGACACATCATCAACAACTGGAGACAAGCGGGCAGGTTGCGCTGCGTTTTGTTGATAATTTCGCTCAAGTCACCGAATCTTATCCGGCAAATCCCAATGGCTCTCCGCAGGGGATCACCGCCGTGACCAGCGAAAATGGCCGCGTTACGATTATGATGCCGCATCCTGAACGGGTATTTCGCTCGGTAACCCATTCATGGCATCCGGATAACTGGGGTGAGAATAGCCCGTGGATGCGCATGTTCCGTAATGCCCGTAAACAGTTAGGCTAGGGAGTATCCCGGGTCTGTTTTTTGCGGCGGTAAGTGTCAAGATAGTTGTCACCCCCTCAGTAACAGAGGTGACAACTGTCTTGATGAAATGATTTTCAGAATTCACGGGAGAGTGTCAGATAGCCATTAAAACGTACAGAACATTCATCATTATTTATAAAGCCAGAAGTAATGAAAACATCGCTTTTACCTTTATTATTGGTATAAACATATTTAGCTGTAATACTTTTTGCACCGTTGGTATAATAACTTTCGAAATAGTCACCTTCAGAAAGTAAGGCTTTACCATTTTTTTGCTGATCGGCATCGTAGTCGACTTTGGCAACCTGTCGTGCAAAAATATCAGAGACAGGTGCAATATTGATAACCTGTACTTTGTGTTTTGTTACGCTGGATAACCGTGCTGTCAATATTGAAATCGTGAACGACAGCATCAAACAGAGATTGTTCTATCCAGCCGCCAACGATGGCACATTTATTTTCTTCGGCAAATGAAAAAAAAGGAGCCGCGATAAGAACACAGATAAGCGCCTTTCTCATGAAAATTACTCCACTGTCAGTGAGCGATCTCTATTCGCGGCAATTTTTCTGCGACCCGGCAAATCGACAATAATACAACCGTCTGAGGCTTCACCAGGATGCTTCGAACTATCACCGTGGATCATAAAACCGTCACGGCCACACATATTATTATTGATTGAGGGAGTCATTCGCATCGTCCATGCGCCCGTTTTATGATGATAGAAGGGGGCACCGATGGTGTATTTACCACGTGGGATAGACCCTTTGGCAACGACACATTCATTGGCACTGTCATCCTTGTAGCCAGGGCGTCCTGAGTATTTTGCTGAAAACTGGTAAGTTCCATTGAGATAGAACCCTTTAGTGCTAAGAGCCTATTCCATTAGGCTATTTTACTTGCCATTTTGTCCCTGGGCAGTGCTCGAAATCCTCACGTACTCCGTGTACGCTGCGGTTTCTCCGCGCTGTCCGTGTCCAAACTGGCTGCGCCAATAACGCCTAATGGGATAGGCTCTAACTTTATAAACCCAACCCATTATGCAATCCTCCTCTCGCTCCATAAATCTGTGTGAATGATATTGCTGTCAATATAATGCCAGGTTATGTTTTCATAGCCATAACATAATGCATCATGATAATTATGTTTATCAAACACAGAATTTTTATATGTAACATAATAAGATTGCTATGCATTAACAAGGCCATCATCCTGATGCTATGCGCAACAATTTAATATGTTGCGCATTATCATTTATATGTATTAGCGCTGTTTTTTTATCGCCTTTATTGATTGTTAGTCGGGGATAACGACAGCGAGAAAAAGCATCCGTTTTTTTGTTGTGGCCAGGCTGACTCATCACCCGCCAGACAGGTGCTTCAGGATGCGCTGCATGCCACGCAAATGATGTCATCTGCCTGCGATCAGCGACGCGAAAGAGTAGCGTCATAACGTAACGCGGGTTATGCTATTTCCAGCAATGGCTGACGCGATAATGACAGGAAGATCATGAAAAAAATTGATGCAATTATTAAGCCTTTTAAACTGGATGATGTGCGTGAAGCGCTGGCAGATGTGGGCATAACCGGGATGACTGTCACCGAAGTAAAAGGATTTGGTCGGCAAAAAGGGCATACTGAACTGTACCGTGGTGCAGAATATATGGTGGACTTTCTGCCAAAAGTCAAAATCGAAATTGTCGTAGCCGATGATATCGTTGATACCTGTGTCGATACCATCGCCCGTACCGCACAAACCGGAAAAATCGGCGACGGCAAAATATTTGTCTTTGACGTTGCACGTGTCATCCGTATCCGTACAGGCGAAGAGGATGACGCCGCGATTTAAACGCGATATCGTCTGTTAAGCGCCGATCCCATCAGGCGTGACGGGCGCAGTCAGCCTGGCATATCATCGCTGGCGGATAGCCCGAATATGTTGCAGGTTGAAATTTTATTGTTAGCTGAGCAGGAGATGTGGATGTTAAAGCGTGAAATGAACATTGCCGATTATGACATCGAATTATGGCAAGCCATGGAACAGGAAAAAAAACGTCAGGAAGAGCATATCGAATTGATCGCCTCTGAGAACTATACCAGTCCACGCGTGATGCAGGCACAGGGGTCGCAGCTAACCAACAAATATGCTGAAGGTTACCCTGGTAAGCGCTACTACGGTGGCTGTGAATATGTTGATGTCGTAGAGCAACTGGCGATTGAGCGGGCAAAAGCGCTGTTTGGTGCCGACTATGCGAATGTTCAGCCACACTCAGGGTCACAGGCTAATTTTGCGGTCTATACCGCGCTGTTGCAGCCTGGCGATACCGTTCTGGGAATGAACCTGGCACATGGCGGTCATCTGACTCACGGCTCGCCAGTTAACTTTTCAGGTAAATTATATCATATCGTACCTTATGGTATTGATGACACGGGCCATATTGACTACCACGATCTGGAAAAACAGGCGCGGGAACATCGCCCGAAGATGATTATTGGTGGTTTTTCTGCCTATTCTGGTGTGGTGGATTGGGCGAAAATGCGTGAAATCGCTGACAGTATTGGTGCTTATCTGTTCGTCGATATGGCGCATGTGGCCGGTCTTGTTGCCGCAGATGTCTATCCCAACCCGGTGCCTCATGCGCATGTCGTCACCACGACCACGCATAAAACCCTGGCAGGCCCTCGGGGCGGTTTGATCCTCGCCAAAGGGGGAAGTGAAGAGTTATATAAGAAACTGAACTCAGCGGTATTCCCGGGGGCTCAGGGTGGCCCGTTAATGCATGTGATTGCCGGTAAAGCGGTGGCACTCAAAGAAGCGATGACACCGGCGTTCAAAACCTACCAACAACAGGTAGTGAAAAATGCGCGGGCGATGGTTGAAGTGTTCCTGCAACGTGGCTATCGCGTCGTCTCCGGCGGAACCGATAATCACCTGTTTCTTCTCGATCTGGTTAATAAAAATCTTACCGGTAAAGAGGCTGATGCAGCCCTGGGGCAAGCCAATATTACGGTGAATAAAAACAGTGTGCCGAACGATCCGAAAAGTCCCTTTGTCACTTCGGGTATTCGTGTGGGGACACCTGCGGTGACGCGTCGTGGTTTTAAAGAAGCCGAAGTGCAGGAACTGGCGGGCTGGATGTGTGATGTGCTGGACAACATTAATGATCAAGCGGTTATTGAACGTGTGAAAGCACAGGTACTGGATATCTGCGCACGCTTCCCGGTTTATGGCTGATAGCCGCAAATGGCTGCCGAGTAAATACACCCCGGTTGACCGGGGTATAAAGAAACAGCCGGTTTAGCGTTTCAGTGCTTCACTCAGCTGGTCGCGCATATTGGCCAGCATCGCTTTTACAATCCGTGGATTACCAGCGACGATATGACCGCTGTGCAGATAGTTATGGCCCCCGGTAAAGTCACACACCAGGGCGCCAGCTTCGCGAGCAATCAACTCTCCGGCAGCAAAATCCCACGGTTTCAGGCCAATTTCAAAATAACCATCCACCCGACCCGCTGCGAGATAAGCCAGATCGAGGGCAGCAGAACCCATGCGGCGGAAATCAGCACATTCAGTGAATAATTGAGTGAGAATATTCATGTAGGTCGCGGCATGCTGTTTGGCTTTAAACGGGAAGCCGGTTGCCAGAATCGTGCCTTGTAAATCGCGGGCAGTACTACCACGTAAGCGGAAACCGTTGAGTTGAGCACCCTGACCACGGGTAGCAGTAAACAGCTCATTACGCATAGGATCGTAAACCACAGCGACTTCAGTACGCCCTTTAATGCGTACTGCAATGGAGACAGAAAAGTGCGGCAGACGTTTAACAAAATTGGTCGTGCCATCCAGTGGATCGATAATCCATTGAATACTCTCATCTTCACCAGTATGCTGGCCGGTTTCTTCGCTGATAATAGTATGCTGAGGATAAGATTTACGAATCGTTTCGATAATCAGCGCTTCGGCTGCCTTATCGACATTAGTGACAAAATCATTGCTACCTTTCTGGCTTGTTTCTACCGAATCGGGGATTTCGTAGTGTCTGGCAATTAAATTGCCCGCCTTGCGTGCGGCACGCACGGCGATATTCAGCATCGGATGCATCGATCTCTCTCACTGGATGTTAAAGAACGGAAAAAACGGCGCATATAATAGCAGAGAAATCTGCTTATGTCTGTGTTTTATGGTAGTATGCACAGATAATCTTTAGCTGAAGATCTGTGATGTTGCAAAATATTCGAATCGTGCTGGTAGAAACATCCCATACCGGTAATATGGGTTCTGTTGCCCGCGCCATGAAAACCATGGGATTAACTCATCTGTGGCTGGTTAATCCGCTGGTCAAACCTGACTCACAGGCTATCGCGTTGGCGGCTGGTGCCAGTGACGTGATTGGAAACGCGCAAATTGTTGATACACTTGATCAAGCGCTGGCGGATTGCAGTCTGGTCATCGGTGCCAGCGCTCGTTCACGTACCTTACCGTGGCCGATGCTGGACCCGCGTGAATGTGGCATAAAGAGCGTGGATGAAGGAAGAAGTGCGCCGGTGGCGCTGGTGTTTGGGCGCGAGCGTGTTGGGCTGACCAACGATGAGCTGCAAAAATGTCACTATCATGTCGCGATTGCGTCTAATCCAGAATACAGCTCACTGAATCTGGCGATGGCCGTGCAGGTGATTGCTTACGAAGTACGAATGGCATGGCTGGCGAGCCAGCAACAAAATCAAACGGTCGCCGATGAACAGACCCCCTATCCGCTTATGGCCGATCTGACACGCTTTTATCACCACCTGGAGCAAACTTTGCAGGCCACCGGCTTTATTCGGGCTAATCACCCGGGGCAGGTGATGAACCGATTACGCCGCCTGTTTACCCGCGCCCGACCGGAAAGTCAGGAGCTGAATATTCTGCGTGGCATACTGGCATCGATTGATGCACAACAAAAGAATAAACAATAACGTGACGGCACGGTAATAACCTACTAAAATAGTCAAGTAAGTAGTTGACCATTTTAATCAGGAATGCCAGACTTAGCCCTACAAGATTATCCCCCGGCCAGTAAAAAGTTGAGACTGGGGTCACCAGAGGTTAAGTGAGACATGAGACTGACATCTAAAGGGCGTTATGCAGTGACAGCGATGCTGGACGTGGCGCTTAATTCTGAATCTGGCCCGGTTCCGCTGGCCGATATATCTGAACGCCAGGGGATTTCGCTTTCCTACCTTGAGCAGTTATTTTCCCGTTTGCGTAAAAATAGTCTGGTATCCAGCGTTCGTGGCCCGGGTGGCGGTTATTTACTGGGAAAAACGGCCGATAATATCTCAGTCGGAGAAGTGATCAGAGCCGTTGATGAATCAGTCGATGCCACACGTTGTCAGGGGAAGAGCGGCTGTCAGGGTGGCGATAAATGTCTGACTCACGCATTGTGGCGTGATCTGAGCGAACGGCTGACCAGTTTTCTCAATAATATCACCCTGGGTGAACTGGTGAATAATCAGGAAATTCTTGATGTTTCCGGACGTCAGCAGAGCTATGAATCGCCCGCTCATGATCATGGACAAAATAACGCGGCGATGATTGGCGTCAAGTTGCGTGCTTAGCACCAAAAGGCAAAGGGATAGGTACGGTATTGCATCCGTGCTTAATTGCCGCTTATGATTTATAAATTTAGTATAAACAAACGATTAGAGTCAAAATGATTCAGGGTTTTCGAATCAGGATCTGGCCTGGTTCCTTGCATTGAGTGATGTACGGAGTTAAAAACGATGAAATTACCGATTTACCTCGACTACTCAGCAACAACACCGGTTGATCCGCGTGTTGCTGAGAAGATGATGCAATACCTGACCCTTGACGGGACCTTTGGTAATCCTGCTTCACGTTCACACCGCTTTGGCTGGCAAGCGGAAGAGGCGGTTGATATTGCTCGCAATCAGGTGGCTGAACTGGTGGGGGCCGATCCGCGTGAAATTGTTTTTACTTCTGGTGCAACGGAATCGGATAACCTGGCGATTAAAGGCGCGGCCAACTTCTATCAGAAAAAAGGCAAGCACATCATCACCAGTAAGACCGAGCATAAAGCGGTGCTCGATACCTGCCGTCAGCTCGAACGTGAAGGCTTTGAGGTCACCTATCTGGCTCCGCAGAGCAACGGTATCATTGATCTGAAAACGCTGGAAGCGGCAATGCGTGATGATACGATCCTGGTTTCGATCATGCATGTGAATAATGAAATCGGCGTGATTCAGGATATTGCCGCTATTGGTGAGATGTGCCGTGCCCGTGGCATCATTTACCATGTAGATGCCACGCAAAGTGTCGGTAAACTGCCGATTGACTTAAGTCAGCTCAAGGTCGATCTGATGTCCTTCTCCGGGCATAAAATTTATGGCCCGAAAGGCATTGGCGCCCTCTATGTGCGCCGTAAACCACGGGTTCGCATTGAAGCGCAGATGCATGGCGGCGGTCATGAACGTGGTATGCGTTCGGGAACGTTGCCGGTGCACCAGATTGTCGGTATGGGAGAAGCTTATCGTATTGCGAAAGCAGAGATGGCGACAGAATCAGCGCGCCTGCGTAATCTGCGTAACCGCTTGTGGGAAGGCGTTAAAAATATAGAAGAAGTTTACCTTAATGGCTCTCTGGAACAGGGGGCGCCGAACATCCTCAATGTCAGTTTCAACTATGTTGAAGGCGAGTCACTCATTATGTCGCTGAAAGATCTGGCGGTATCCTCAGGCTCTGCCTGTACGTCGGCAAGCCTCGAACCTTCTTATGTACTGCGTGCGCTGGGGATGAGTGATGAACTGGCGCACAGCTCAATTCGTTTCTCTTTAGGTCGATTCACTACTGAAGAAGAGATTGACTACACCATCGATCTGGTTCGTCACTCTATTGGTCGTTTGCGCGATCTCTCGCCATTGTGGGAAATGCACAAACAGGGCGTGGATATCAACAGTATCGAATGGTCACATCATTAATCAGTAGGGGATAAGGAAAATTCATCATGGCATACAGCGAAAAAGTTATCGATCATTATGAGAACCCACGCAATGTCGGTTCTTTTGACAACGACGATGAACATGTTGGTAGCGGCATGGTAGGTGCGCCAGCGTGTGGCGATGTGATGAAATTGCAGATAAAAGTCAACGATGAAGGCATCATTGAAGACGCGCGCTTCAAAACCTATGGTTGTGGCTCGGCGATTGCTTCCAGCTCTCTGGTCACCGAATGGGTGAAAGGGAAATCACTGGATGAAGCGCAGGCGATCAAAAATACCGATATCGCTGACGAACTGGAATTACCTCCAGTCAAAATACACTGTTCAATTCTGGCGGAAGATGCGATTAAAGCGGCGATTGCAGATTATAAAAGTAAACGCCAGGCAAAATAATTAAGAGGTGACGGTATGTCGATTACGCTAAGCGATAGTGCTGCGTCACGGGTGAATACCTTTCTGACCAATCGGGGTAAAGGTTTTGGTCTGCGGCTGGGGGTTCGGACCTCCGGCTGCTCTGGCATGGCTTATGTCCTGGAGTTTGTTGACCAGCCATCGGCAGAAGACGTGGTGTTTGAAGATAAAGGCGTGAAGATCGTGGTCGACAGTAAAAGCCTGCCATTTCTTGATGGTACGCAACTGGATTTTGTCAAAGAGGGATTAAATGAAGGATTTAAGTTCAGTAACCCGAATGTGAAAGACCAGTGCGGTTGTGGCGAAAGTTTTAACGTTTAATCGCCTGTTATCCGCGCTCCCATCACCGCTGGTGCGGGGCGTCGAGTCTGTTTTCACACGCTACCTCTGAGATTGCTATGGATTACTTTTCCCTCTTTGGTTTACCGGTTCATTATCACATTGACAGCCAGGCATTACTGTCACGCTTCCAGGATCTGCAACGCAAATTCCATCCGGACAACTTTGCCAGTGGTACGCCAGCGCAACAACTGGCTGCGGTACAGCAATCGGCCACCATCAACCAGGCGTGGCAAACGTTGCGCAATCCGCTGACCCGTGCCGAGTATTTACTGTCATTACATGGGTTTGATCTGGCTAATGAACAACACACTATGCACGACACCGCTTTTTTGCTGGAACAGCTGGAATTGCGCGAAGAGCTGGATGCCATTGAACAGGCGGAAGATAATCAGCGACTGAGCGATTTTATTCAGCGCGTGCGTGAGATGTATACCGCGCGTCATCAGCAGATGATCGAACAATTCGCTGACGCGGCATGGGATGTTGCGGCAGATACGGTGCGTAAGCTGCGTTTTCTCGATAAACTGCAAAACAGTGCCGGGCAACTTGAAGAGAAGTGGCTCGATATTTAATTTCCGGAAGTTATTATGGCCCTATTACAAATTAGTGAGCCTGGCCTGAGTGCCGCCTCACATCAGCGGCGTCTGGCTGCGGGTATCGATCTTGGCACCACTCATTCACTGATTGCGACGTTGCGCAGCGGTCAGGCTGAAACGCTGTCGGATGCGCAGGGGCGAGATCTACTGCCTTCTGTCGTCAATTACCATCCTGGCGGAGTAAATGTCGGTTATGAGGCTCGTCAGCAGGCGGCCCAGGACCCCGTCAACACGATCAGTTCGGTAAAACGGCTGATGGGACGTTCGCTGGACGACATCCAGCTGCGTTATCCCCACCTTCCTTATCACTTTCAGGCGAGCGAAAATGGCCTGCCGCTGATGCAGACAAACGGCGGCCTGCTCAACCCGGTTCGGGTCTCTGCCGATATTTTGCGGACCCTGGCGGCGCGCGCAACGGCGACACTTGCCGGTGAACTGGATGGGGTGGTGATTACCGTCCCGGCTTATTTTGATGATGCCCAGCGCCAGGGGACGAAAGATGCCGCGCGTCTGGCGGGGCTGCATGTCTTGCGCTTGCTCAATGAACCGACGGCGGCGGCCATCGCCTATGGTCTCGACGCTGCTCAGGAAGGCATTATTGCGGTTTACGATCTGGGGGGAGGCACCTTTGATATCTCCATTCTGCGCTTAAGCCGTGGTGTGTTCGAAGTGCTGGCCACGGGTGGCGATTCCGCATTAGGAGGCGATGATTTTGACCATTTACTGGCGGATTATCTGCGCCAGCAAGCGGGATTAACCGATTATCACGATAATCGTTTACAGCGTGAAGTGC
The sequence above is drawn from the Enterobacteriaceae bacterium ESL0689 genome and encodes:
- a CDS encoding IscS subfamily cysteine desulfurase, producing MKLPIYLDYSATTPVDPRVAEKMMQYLTLDGTFGNPASRSHRFGWQAEEAVDIARNQVAELVGADPREIVFTSGATESDNLAIKGAANFYQKKGKHIITSKTEHKAVLDTCRQLEREGFEVTYLAPQSNGIIDLKTLEAAMRDDTILVSIMHVNNEIGVIQDIAAIGEMCRARGIIYHVDATQSVGKLPIDLSQLKVDLMSFSGHKIYGPKGIGALYVRRKPRVRIEAQMHGGGHERGMRSGTLPVHQIVGMGEAYRIAKAEMATESARLRNLRNRLWEGVKNIEEVYLNGSLEQGAPNILNVSFNYVEGESLIMSLKDLAVSSGSACTSASLEPSYVLRALGMSDELAHSSIRFSLGRFTTEEEIDYTIDLVRHSIGRLRDLSPLWEMHKQGVDINSIEWSHH
- the glnB gene encoding nitrogen regulatory protein P-II; the encoded protein is MKKIDAIIKPFKLDDVREALADVGITGMTVTEVKGFGRQKGHTELYRGAEYMVDFLPKVKIEIVVADDIVDTCVDTIARTAQTGKIGDGKIFVFDVARVIRIRTGEEDDAAI
- the suhB gene encoding inositol-1-monophosphatase, whose product is MHPMLNIAVRAARKAGNLIARHYEIPDSVETSQKGSNDFVTNVDKAAEALIIETIRKSYPQHTIISEETGQHTGEDESIQWIIDPLDGTTNFVKRLPHFSVSIAVRIKGRTEVAVVYDPMRNELFTATRGQGAQLNGFRLRGSTARDLQGTILATGFPFKAKQHAATYMNILTQLFTECADFRRMGSAALDLAYLAAGRVDGYFEIGLKPWDFAAGELIAREAGALVCDFTGGHNYLHSGHIVAGNPRIVKAMLANMRDQLSEALKR
- the iscU gene encoding Fe-S cluster assembly scaffold IscU yields the protein MAYSEKVIDHYENPRNVGSFDNDDEHVGSGMVGAPACGDVMKLQIKVNDEGIIEDARFKTYGCGSAIASSSLVTEWVKGKSLDEAQAIKNTDIADELELPPVKIHCSILAEDAIKAAIADYKSKRQAK
- the iscA gene encoding iron-sulfur cluster assembly protein IscA; this translates as MSITLSDSAASRVNTFLTNRGKGFGLRLGVRTSGCSGMAYVLEFVDQPSAEDVVFEDKGVKIVVDSKSLPFLDGTQLDFVKEGLNEGFKFSNPNVKDQCGCGESFNV
- a CDS encoding serine hydroxymethyltransferase, with product MLKREMNIADYDIELWQAMEQEKKRQEEHIELIASENYTSPRVMQAQGSQLTNKYAEGYPGKRYYGGCEYVDVVEQLAIERAKALFGADYANVQPHSGSQANFAVYTALLQPGDTVLGMNLAHGGHLTHGSPVNFSGKLYHIVPYGIDDTGHIDYHDLEKQAREHRPKMIIGGFSAYSGVVDWAKMREIADSIGAYLFVDMAHVAGLVAADVYPNPVPHAHVVTTTTHKTLAGPRGGLILAKGGSEELYKKLNSAVFPGAQGGPLMHVIAGKAVALKEAMTPAFKTYQQQVVKNARAMVEVFLQRGYRVVSGGTDNHLFLLDLVNKNLTGKEADAALGQANITVNKNSVPNDPKSPFVTSGIRVGTPAVTRRGFKEAEVQELAGWMCDVLDNINDQAVIERVKAQVLDICARFPVYG
- the hscB gene encoding co-chaperone HscB, translating into MDYFSLFGLPVHYHIDSQALLSRFQDLQRKFHPDNFASGTPAQQLAAVQQSATINQAWQTLRNPLTRAEYLLSLHGFDLANEQHTMHDTAFLLEQLELREELDAIEQAEDNQRLSDFIQRVREMYTARHQQMIEQFADAAWDVAADTVRKLRFLDKLQNSAGQLEEKWLDI
- the trmJ gene encoding tRNA (cytosine(32)/uridine(32)-2'-O)-methyltransferase TrmJ, producing MLQNIRIVLVETSHTGNMGSVARAMKTMGLTHLWLVNPLVKPDSQAIALAAGASDVIGNAQIVDTLDQALADCSLVIGASARSRTLPWPMLDPRECGIKSVDEGRSAPVALVFGRERVGLTNDELQKCHYHVAIASNPEYSSLNLAMAVQVIAYEVRMAWLASQQQNQTVADEQTPYPLMADLTRFYHHLEQTLQATGFIRANHPGQVMNRLRRLFTRARPESQELNILRGILASIDAQQKNKQ
- the iscR gene encoding Fe-S cluster assembly transcriptional regulator IscR, with translation MRLTSKGRYAVTAMLDVALNSESGPVPLADISERQGISLSYLEQLFSRLRKNSLVSSVRGPGGGYLLGKTADNISVGEVIRAVDESVDATRCQGKSGCQGGDKCLTHALWRDLSERLTSFLNNITLGELVNNQEILDVSGRQQSYESPAHDHGQNNAAMIGVKLRA